TACTCTAAAGCAGCACTAAACTGTAGTGGAAACGCAAACCAACtgcagtggaaaagcatcatTAGAGATTCTGCTCCTGAAAGATTTTGTTGCAAGAAACTCCcagtgtttgttgtgttttgttggaCCGCTCTTTGGGTGTGCATTGCCTTACCAAATACGGAATCAGATGATTTCTCACTGGAGCATGTGCCTCGAAATCTTAAAAGTCAAATTTGAGGATGCCTATGTAGGCCCCTTGATGTATTGAATCTGCTCCAAGGGCTAAAGGTAAAGCATTTTTGTTGTTCTACAAAGTTTATTTGCACAGTAGCCATAACTGACCTTTCGTTCTAAAGTTGTGCATCTGTCTTTAACTGTTTaacttatgtttaaaaaaaaaacaaactctgatTGTTTTTGTAAGAATTTGTCTCTTTTTTAAATTGGGATTTACTTGGGAGTTTAATGCAGCATTTATAGCTGTTATATCACTTGTAACAATGACAGAAGAGGGATATATTCTTATAATACtcgtcattttatatatatatatatatatatatatatatataataaaactctTAATGTTGCATACTTGCTTCACCATTTTTCTCTGTGAccttttaaataacaataaaaatgatttagaatATGATTATCTTTGTTGATAACAATGTTCAACATttgttatttaacatttgttcAACTTTGTTGAACAATACGTTCCTGCATTGGCTTAGTAATTGTCCTCACATTTAAGGAAGGAATAGTGTTGACATTGTGGCTTTAGAAAGGATTGACATGCATTGTGATACAACCTCTTATGGGGACAGGACAGGGTATTTTATCATCAACTTCTAAGCAAGTGTCAATGTAAGGGTCCAGTAGAATCATGTTTGGGTACGTTTTGTTTATCTTCCTCTCGCTGAGTATGTAAATCTGCCCGTTAACTGTGGCACAGCCTGTGAAGAATTTATTGTCCAGACAGTCCTCTTGAAGAACGGTCCACTCATCCGTGTCAATGTCGAAGCGCAGAGCCTGTCCTCCCAGGAGATAGAGGGCACCATTTAGCTCTGTTGCAAGAAGGTcgtaactggaaaaaaaatatacaaagtgTACAAAACAGAACTATTTGTGACAGCATCTTTGAGAAGTATTGCCTTACAAAGGTGGACATAATTTACGCCTATGCAAATTATCGtgttttagatatatttagGGTTAGAGGTAAAAAGTTAACCTTGCCGCAAAACTTGCGCAAGCCTTGCTTAGAACAAGTAAGATACAACTGTGTCTACTCACCGTGGAAATGGAGAATAGGACACCACATCCCATTGATCAGCTGCTGGTCTGTATCGTTGAATCCCACTGTAAACATCCCCATTCTCATCTAGACCACAAGCCACATAAATACTAGTCCTCAAAGTGACAATTGCTGCCCTTTCCACAGCCCGCACCATGGGGCTGACGGTGTCCCATTCCATGGCTCCCAAAACCAGCCTCTCGACGTCGGCCACAGGCCCTTCGTCCATGCTACCGCCAAACACAAACAGCTGGAACTCCAGAGCTGCTGAGCAGTGGCTGTGTCTGGACTTCTGCATTGCTGGGCCGTCCACCCACTGCTTGTTTACATGCTCGTAAATGCTCACCCAGTCCACACTATACCATAACACATCCCGGAAGTAGCCTCCGGTCACTACTATGTTGTCCCCttagaagaagaaataatattttagattgtGTGGACAGTTGgacaacaaatgcaaaatgccCCATTCTGTTTCTGGAGATCTACTTTCATGCAAAGGTCATCTATTAAAATGGAATGcacaaattatatacacacCATAAATTGGAACATTGAATGTAGATCTCCAGAAACAGAATTCAGAACAACAGacttaaaagttttgttttgggCATGTACCACCTGATCAGGCATGTTCCAGGTAGGTCATTAGGTGCTTTCACCGTGTAGTTCAAAGAACTAGCCAGCAAGGTTAAAAATCAGACAATCTCCTGTAACAACTTGCAGTGTTATCATTgaagttaacaaaaaaacacaacactgcAGGCAACAGGTAAATGCCATTATTGCTATTTTGCTATTATTCatggagaaaatatttttacatggctttttaaaaatgtactcagCGTACACTTACATCACTGGTAGTTCCTATAGAATACTACTCTGAAGTACAAACCAATTTAGttctaataaatttaaaaacatttttattagaaatccATGAAGAGGTTCTTCCGGTGTGAAAAAGTCTTATGCCAAATTGTGGAAGGTTAAAATGTATAGGATCAGATGAGATTACCTATTACTGCCACGGAATACTGTGTGAGACACTTCTTTTGCAGGGGTGGATGGGATTGCCACCTTCCACTGTAGGGGTGAAACTGATACAGCAGCTGTGTTTCTTGCTCATGTGGTCCACCGAGAACAAACAGGGTTTCCCTTGAGCGAGTTCTAGGCATGGACCTGCCTATAGTCCAACTGCTTGGCAAGTTATCGTTCAGTCTACAAATAAGCTTAGCACGTGGGTCTGAACTGTTTATCTTGGTCAGAAGGTCAGTAATGTAGGGTAGACTTAAACACTCGGGTCTAACCAGACCTACTAGTTCCATGAAGTCCTCTTCCCGACTTGGGTCAAATGTTGCCCAGCGAATGGCCACATCAAGAGCCACATCTTCCTTGGGAATGCTTAAGTTGTCACTAGCAAGTAGGTCAGCAATACTCTCCTTCGGAAGAAACATAAAGTCCTGCTCGGAGGCTAAGGCAGGTAGGTGTGTCAAGACTACATCCCTGGCTGCTGCGTAGAGGTCCAGACAGCCAAGCTGCCAAGCATAGGCCATCATTCCCAAGCAATTACTGAGATGCAGTTGTCTTTCCAAGAACTTGCAGCAGAGTAACCGAGCCCTATCCAGCTGAAGGAAGTCGGCAGCCTCCAGAATGTCAAGGACATTCTTGCAGTCTATGTTCAGCTTCGAGTCCTTTGTAAATTCCATTAGTGTGTGGAACTGCTGCAGTCCAACTCCCTTAATCTCAATGTGCTTCCTGGTGCTCTCCCGACCACCCCCAAAAAACAAGGCTCGGAAGTAGGGACTCAGATGGGCCAGTTGCTCACGGTTTACAAAGAACAACTCCCCCTCCACTTGGAGCACTGTGTCAGGAGCAACATTGACGGCATTCTGATCTTCCTCAACTAAATCTTTCTCGGCTTCCAAGCTCTGGTCAAAAGTACCTATATCTTGCTTTGCACAAGCCATGACTGTGCACTAGCCCTCTCGATGCTCACTTCTCTGCTGAAGTGTCATGTGACATCCTTGCTCTAACCTGTCACTCACTCTCTATGGAAATGGGGTcagcaagcaaataaaaacaaaggctAAATATATCTCGCTTAAAGTGCAAGAGAGACCCAATTTAAAAAAGTGCACAAGAaggtttttgtgaatatttggGCAGTATCTTTCGATGATTTTGAGATATACTCGGCTGCCATTAGCTAAACATCAGGGCTTATAATGTGAATGTATGTCAAGTAAATACCACAACAAACCACTAGGGGTAGATATTGGACATCTTTAACACGTGTAGTATATATTACTTTGAAAAATGCAGATGAAGTTTTTTTGTGCTAATAACCTATATAATAGCTTGAAATCAGTGAGAAACGTTTTTACTTGAGAAACCACTGGGTAGAGTTtcttacaaaatacaaacaactggcattttatatgatattgtcaccattttatttttaaatttgcgGCCTCTATATCATCAAGACTACAGTCTGGGCATATCCTTTCATTAATCTATTTTCAATGTTTGATTACGAAAAGAACGATATTTTCAGCTGAGCCGAATAGTTCACAAACAACTCTCTCCACCTGGATCACTAGGTCAATTTTGACATCTTAGGCACAGAGACAGATGAGAGTACTATCTGAGGTCGCAAATGCGCtctttgttgtttaatttagttttctcAAGCCCATTGATAATAGCTGACCATTTAAAAGATTTCTTTCCTCCCCGTCGGGGAATCGAACCCCGGTCTCCCGCGTGACAGGCGGGGATACTTACCACTATACTAACGAGGAGTGAAGTGATTGTTCGAAGAGCAAATGACGTGATATAGTTACACTTGAGTGTATGCAACCTTGAacggaacttt
This window of the Puntigrus tetrazona isolate hp1 chromosome 22, ASM1883169v1, whole genome shotgun sequence genome carries:
- the LOC122328226 gene encoding kelch-like protein 23, giving the protein MACAKQDIGTFDQSLEAEKDLVEEDQNAVNVAPDTVLQVEGELFFVNREQLAHLSPYFRALFFGGGRESTRKHIEIKGVGLQQFHTLMEFTKDSKLNIDCKNVLDILEAADFLQLDRARLLCCKFLERQLHLSNCLGMMAYAWQLGCLDLYAAARDVVLTHLPALASEQDFMFLPKESIADLLASDNLSIPKEDVALDVAIRWATFDPSREEDFMELVGLVRPECLSLPYITDLLTKINSSDPRAKLICRLNDNLPSSWTIGRSMPRTRSRETLFVLGGPHEQETQLLYQFHPYSGRWQSHPPLQKKCLTQYSVAVIGDNIVVTGGYFRDVLWYSVDWVSIYEHVNKQWVDGPAMQKSRHSHCSAALEFQLFVFGGSMDEGPVADVERLVLGAMEWDTVSPMVRAVERAAIVTLRTSIYVACGLDENGDVYSGIQRYRPAADQWDVVSYSPFPRYDLLATELNGALYLLGGQALRFDIDTDEWTVLQEDCLDNKFFTGCATVNGQIYILSERKINKTYPNMILLDPYIDTCLEVDDKIPCPVPIRGCITMHVNPF